A stretch of Patagioenas fasciata isolate bPatFas1 chromosome 4, bPatFas1.hap1, whole genome shotgun sequence DNA encodes these proteins:
- the SMARCA5 gene encoding SWI/SNF-related matrix-associated actin-dependent regulator of chromatin subfamily A member 5, which produces MSAGQQAPPPPSQPDEQPAPPPPGANSSEAAGTAPPAAGGLAGGDAEMEESFDDASPGKQKEIQEADPTYEEKMQTDRANRFEYLLKQTELFAHFIQPAAQKTPTSPLKMKPGRPRIKKDEKQNLLSVGDYRHRRTEQEEDEELLTESSKATNVCTRFEESPSYVKWGKLRDYQVRGLNWLISLYENGINGILADEMGLGKTLQTISLLGYMKHYRNIPGPHMVLVPKSTLHNWMNEFKRWVPTLRAVCLIGDKDQRAAFVRDVLLPGEWDVCVTSYEMLIKEKSVFKKFNWRYLVIDEAHRIKNEKSKLSEIVREFKTTNRLLLTGTPLQNNLHELWALLNFLLPDVFNSSEDFDSWFDTNNCLGDQKLVERLHMVLRPFLLRRIKADVEKSLPPKKEVKIYVGLSKMQREWYTRILMKDIDILNSAGKLDKMRLLNILMQLRKCCNHPYLFDGAEPGPPYTTDMHLVTNSGKMVVLDKLLPKLKEQGSRVLIFSQMTRVLDILEDYCMWRNYEYCRLDGQTPHDERQASINAYNEPGSSKFVFMLSTRAGGLGINLATADVVILYDSDWNPQVDLQAMDRAHRIGQTKTVRVFRFITDNTVEERIVERAEMKLRLDSIVIQQGRLVDQNLNKLGKDEMLQMIRHGATHVFASKESEITDEDIDHILERGAKKTAEMNEKLSKMGESSLRNFTMDTESSVYNFEGEDYREKQKMAFTEWIEPPKRERKANYAVDAYFREALRVSEPKAPKAPRPPKQPNVQDFQFFPPRLFELLEKEILYYRKTIGYKVPRNPDLPNAAQVQKEEQLKIDEAEPLNDEELEEKEKLLTQGFTNWNKRDFNQFIKANEKWGRDDIENIAREVEGKTPEEVIEYSAVFWERCNELQDIEKIMAQIERGEARIQRRISIKKALDTKIGRYKAPFHQLRISYGTNKGKNYTEEEDRFLICMLHKLGFDKENVYDELRQCIRNSPQFRFDWFLKSRTAMELQRRCNTLITLIERENMELEEKEKAEKKKRGPKPSSAQKRKMDGTPDGRGRKKKLKL; this is translated from the exons CAAACAGACAGAGCAAACAGATTTGAGTATTTGTTGAAGCAGACTGAGCTGTTTGCTCATTTCATTCAGCCTGCTGCTCAGAAAACTCCAACTTCACCTCTGAAAATGAAACCTGGACGTCCACGAATAAAGAAGGATGAGAAACAGAATTTACTGTCAGTTGGCGA CTACCGCCATCGTAGAACAGAACAGGAAGAAGACGAGGAGCTGTTAACAGAAAGCTCCAAGGCAACTAATGTCTGCACTCGATTTGAAGAGTCTCCATCAT ATGTCAAATGGGGAAAGCTGCGTGATTATCAGGTCCGAGGACTGAACTGGCTCATCTCTTTGTATGAAAATGGTATCAATGGTATTCTAGCAGATGAAATG GGTCTTGGGAAAACACTGCAAACAATTTCTCTTCTTGGGTATATGAAACACTACAGAAATATTCCTGGTCCTCACATGGTGTTAGTTCCTAAGTCCACTCTACATAACTGGATGAATGAATTCAAGAGATGGGTACCCACACTTCGAGCAGTTTGTTTGATAGGCGATAAAGACCAGCGA GCTGCCTTTGTCAGAGATGTGTTGCTGCCTGGAGAATGGGATGTCTGTGTAACATCATATGAAATGCTTATCAAAGAGAAATCAGTATTCAAAAAGTTTAACTGGAGATACCTAGTTATAGATGAAGCCCACAGGATTAAAAATGAGAAATCAAAG TTATCAGAAATTGTGAGGGAATTCAAGACTACAAATCGGCTGCTGTTAACTGGAACTCCACTTCAGAACAACTTACACGAACTCTGGGCACTTCTTAACTTCCTTTTGCCAGATGTCTTTAACTCATCTGAA GACTTTGATTCATGGTTTGATACAAACAACTGTTTAGGGGATCAAAAGTTGGTGGAACGTCTCCATATG GTGCTACGACCCTTCCTTCTGCGTCGCATTAAGGCTGATGTGGAGAAAAGCTTACCTCCAAAGAAGGAAGTGAAAATTTATGTGGGTCTCAGCAAAATGCAACGAGAATG GTATACACGAATCTTAATGAAGGATATAGATATATTGAATTCAGCTGGGAAGCTAGACAAAATGAGACTGTTGAATATCCTCATGCAACTGCGGAAATGCTGCAATCATCCGTACCTCTTTGATGGAGCAGAACCTGGTCCACCGTACACAACAGATATGCATTTGGTCACTAACAGTGGCAAAATGGTAGTATTGGACAAATTGCTACCCAAGTTGAAAGAACAAG GTTCAAGAGTCCTAATCTTCAGTCAGATGACAAGAGTCCTAGATATCTTGGAAGATTACTGTATGTGGCGAAATTATGAATATTGTAGACTGGATGGACAAACACCACATGACGAGAGACAG gcaTCTATTAATGCATATAATGAACCTGGTAGCTCAAAATTTGTGTTCATGTTGAGCACACGGGCGGGAGGCCTTGGAATCAATCTGGCTACTGCTGATGTTGTAATTCTGTATGATTCAGACTGGAATCCACAAGTAGATCTTCAAGCTATG gatcgAGCGCACAGGATTGGCCAAACAAAGACTGTTCGGGTGTTCAGGTTTATCACAGACAATACTGTGGAAGAAAGAATAGTGGAACGTGCAGAAATGAAACTCCGGCTGGATTCCATCGTCATTCAGCAAG GAAGACTGGTGGATCAAAACCTGAATAAACTTGGGAAGGATGAAATGCTGCAAATGATTAGACATGGAGCAACACATGTGTTTGCCTCAAAGGAGAGCGAGATAACAGATGAAGACATTGATCACATTTTGGAAAGAGGTGCAAAGAAG ACTGCAGAAATGAATGAAAAGCTTTCAAAGATGGGTGAAAGCTCACTCAGGAATTTCACAATGGATACAGAGTCCAGTGTGTACAATTTTGAAGGAGAAGActacagagaaaaacagaag ATGGCATTTACAGAGTGGATTGAACCACCTAAACGAGAAAGAAAAGCTAATTATGCTGTGGATGCTTACTTCAGAGAGGCTCTTCGAGTTAGTgagccaaaagcacccaag GCACCACGGCCTCCAAAGCAGCCAAATGTACAGGACTTTCAGTTCTTTCCTCCACGCCTGTTTGAACTACTGGAAAAAGAGATTCTCTACTACAGGAAAACAATTGGGTACAAG GTACCTCGTAATCCTGACCTGCCAAATGCAGCCCAAGTACAAAAGGAAGAGCAGCTGAAGATTGATGAGGCTGAACCGCTTAATGATGAAGAactagaagagaaagagaagcttCTAACCCAG GGATTCACTAACTGGAATAAGAGAGATTTTAACCAATTCATCAAAGCTAATGAGAAGTGGGGCCGTGATGACATAGAAAACATAGCGCGAGAAGTAGAAGGAAAAACCCCCGAAGAAGTCATTGAGTATTCAG CTGTGTTCTGGGAAAGATGCAATGAACTCCAAGACATAGAGAAGATCATGGCTCAGATAGAAAGAGGAGAAGCCAGAATTCAGAGACGAATCAGCATCAAAAAAGCACTTGATACAAAG atTGGCAGATACAAAGCCCCTTTCCACCAGCTAAGAATATCCTATGGTACCAATAAAGGGAAGAATTACACTGAAGAGGAGGATCGTTTTCTGATCTGTATGCTTCACAAGCTGGGATTTGATAAAGAAAATGTCTATGATGAATTAAGACAGTGCATCCGAAACTCCCCGCAATTCAGATTTGACTGGTTTCTCAAGTCCAGAACTGCAATG GAGCTGCAAAGGAGATGCAATACTTTAATCACCCTGATTGAAAGAGAAAACATGGaactggaagaaaaggaaaaggcagaaaagaagaAGCGTGGACCAAAACCATCTTCG GCACAGAAGCGCAAAATGGATGGTACTCCTGATGGGCgtggaagaaaaaagaagctaAAGCTGTGA